In a single window of the Dreissena polymorpha isolate Duluth1 chromosome 3, UMN_Dpol_1.0, whole genome shotgun sequence genome:
- the LOC127874522 gene encoding BTB/POZ domain-containing protein 17-like, translated as MAARFVDNSCDTTRQLLQLYQSGDLSDLILKVGQRKFKTHRLILCVASDVFRTMLMSDMWPEGRSRKVVLCEDAECEAAFDCFLTYIYSGQVELRKDNVLPLLTLADKYNVPRLAASCIDYMKASCCPETVCNVFSWLHYAIMCGYREVEQRCTQFMACNFDRVIKTFEFSSIAPEVLKMFLEHPHLTVSSEYHLYLAVKRWLLHYFSLTGNTDAKMFHHFMSQINFPLMQFSEILKLEKEIVPEFESFYLKTVFSFLRYQKGAEKIAPKSAQETFKEREWCIPRIYPTETWSTDMVIDNVLQLREGEVRGAFFSTPLNYADSELGMHQDWHVMFYPRGVVYQSCQMIGIPRNIINPGGEFHTVRLALSTECQQRQKFKISVLIYSVYSDGPEYVYCVKSTDAIFDKDCSLFNFDGIIPYDEVLASHSPFRIGDSIKMKIVIRPLAVKTNVAS; from the exons ATGGCCGCCAGATTTGTTGACAACTCCTGCGACACAACGCGGCAGCTACTGCAGCTTTATCAATCTGGCGACCTCTCCGACCTCATCCTGAAAGTAGGTCAGCGTAAGTTCAAGACCCACCGTCTCATCCTGTGTGTTGCCAGCGACGTGTTCCGCACAATGCTGATGAGTGATATGTGGCCGGAAGGGCGGAGTAGAAAAGTGGTCCTTTGTGAGGATGCAGAATGTGAAGCTGCTTTTGACTGCTTTTTGACGTACATCTACAGTG GCCAAGTTGAACTGAGAAAGGACAATGTGTTACCCCTGCTTACTTTAGCAGACAAGTACAATGTCCCTAGATTGGCAGCGTCCTGCATTGACTATATGAAAGCATCATGCTGTCCAGAAACAGTCTGTAACGTTTTCTCCTGGCTACACTATGCCATAATGTGTGGGTATAGAGAAGTGGAACAGAGATGCACTCAGTTTATGGCATGTAATTTTGACAGGGTTATCAAAACATTTGAGTTTAGTTCTATTGCTCCAGAGGTGTTGAAGATGTTTCTAGAGCATCCACATCTGACAGTGAGCAGTGAGTATCATCTGTATTTGGCAGTGAAAAGATGGCTACTTCACTATTTCTCACTGACAGGAAATACAGATGCCAAAATGTTCCACCACTTTATGTCACAAATAAATTTTCCTTTGATGCAGTTCAGTGAAATTCTCAAATTAGAAAAGGAGATCGTACCGGAATTCGAGTCCTTCTATCTGAAAACAGTGTTCTCATTTCTCCGCTACCAAAAAGGTGCTGAAAAAATCGCGCCCAAAAGTGCGCAGGAAACGTTTAAGGAGAGAGAATGGTGCATACCGAGAATTTATCCCACTGAAACCTGGAGCACAGACATGGTAATTGACAATGTCTTGCAATTGCGGGAGGGTGAAGTGAGGGGAGCATTCTTTAGTACGCCTCTGAATTATGCAGATTCGGAGCTCGGCATGCACCAAGACTGGCATGTGATGTTCTACCCACGCGGGGTTGTTTACCAGTCATGCCAGATGATTGGTATCCCTAGAAACATCATCAATCCGGGCGGGGAGTTTCACACAGTGAGGCTGGCTCTGTCAACTGAATGTCAGCAACGACAAAAGTTTAAAATCTCGGTCCTCATATACAGTGTCTACAGCGATGGGCCGGAATACGTGTATTGCGTGAAGTCGACGGATGCAATATTTGACAAGGACTGTTCGCTGTTCAATTTTGATGGTATTATTCCCTACGATGAAGTTCTGGCAAGTCATTCGCCCTTCAGGATAGGTGAcagtattaaaatgaaaattgttatcAGACCATTGGCTGTTAAGACAAATGTGGCTTCATAA
- the LOC127874524 gene encoding tripartite motif-containing protein 3-like gives MAERVVRNVENDYLMCSICLGRYQDPRLLPCGHSFCRQCLDDHVKQTVTDSAAQFFMCPNDRTQIERPAVGLPPKRWAEAFPVDTFLSSLVSAVMIHASTASDGETSTAVCKQHKNRLKEFFCVHHCVSACALCVVKSHKEDKCDCVSLEEAVDRLRPKMDALRNTLQKQVKVAKSLQQRNDASRMDFLDASKDRVLTELTDLETKMTFYFRTALQQIADMKSTVQEAGKSMVTENASAIVSNINETIEKFDEVCNNGSGPEIFKIVSKMETQVKEYENALKTLVMLPPRIEVHFAINRNTERIFENFPVLGSVIIQSPGHQGYVCRGHHGCSPTSAYDHANAKTTPVPRLSLGSLETARTARSSRSVSQSTNRSDFTDSPRSVRSPTRPKVTVSVQIVDQANTSWQLTGVAIIGDCLVITDAHNNQVFRFETRPSGAMPEQLSIDCPVCVAPGHGGSVAMVTQPEHRKLSLLDVGNGLVVKEFIETAKPYEGIAKLLEERYAVSCCVVDRQCIDIIDVAGTILQTIDKDDTGNMILSWPRFLSATTGGDILVSDRDKRALICISLAGRVKWTYPTNASPWGVTCHNSGSVYLCLDTKEIQVLTEAGSLVKRGFVSRRDDIQVPYAIHAVEDYIAVTEWGSNLFAPSSPRVHMFAT, from the exons ATGGCAGAGCGCGTTGTCCGAAACGTGGAGAATGACTACTTGATGTGCAGCATCTGCCTGGGTCGGTACCAGGACCCCCGCCTGCTGCCCTGTGGTCACAGCTTCTGTCGCCAGTGTCTGGATGATCATGTCAAACAGACGGTCACAGACAGCGCGGCCCAGTTCTTCATGTGCCCTAATGACCGTACACAG ATTGAACGACCAGCGGTCGGCCTTCCACCGAAGCGCTGGGCAGAGGCGTTTCCGGTGGACACGTTCCTGAGCAGCCTGGTGAGCGCCGTCATGATTCACGCGTCAACGGCGAGCGATGGCGAGACATCCACGGCCGTatgcaagcagcataaaaaccGCCTTAAAGAGTTCTTCTGCGTTCACCATTGCGTTTCCGCGTGCGCGCTCTGTGTTGTGAAGAGCCACAAGGAAGACAAATGCGACTGTGTTAGTCTAGAGGAGGCGGTTGATCGCCTCCGACCCAAGATGGACGCGTTACGGAACACTTTGCAAAAACAGGTCAAAGTGGCAAAATCGCTTCAACAGAGGAACGATGCGTCTAGGATGGATTTTCTGGACGCAAGTAAAGATCGCGTTTTAACGGAACTGACCGATTTAGAAACCAAAATGACGTTCTACTTTCGGACGGCATTGCAGCAGATCGCTGATATGAAATCGACGGTACAGGAGGCGGGAAAATCCATGGTGACTGAAAACGCTTCGGCTATAGTCAGCAATATTAACGAGACGATTGAAAAATTTGACGAAGTCTGCAATAACGGATCCGGTCCtgaaattttcaaaattgtctcCAAAATGGAAACACAGGTAAAAGAATACGAAAACGCGTTAAAGACTCTCGTGATGCTGCCTCCTAGAATCGAAGTACATTTCGCAATAAATAGAAACACTGAGCGAATATTTGAAAACTTCCCTGTCTTGGGTTCAGTTATAATCCAAAGCCCCGGACATCAAGGTTATGTGTGTCGCGGTCACCACGGTTGCTCTCCGACCTCCGCGTACGATCATGCCAACGCAAAGACTACGCCTGTCCCCAGGCTTTCACTGGGATCACTCGAGACTGCCCGGACCGCGCGTTCTTCGCGGTCTGTCAGCCAGAGTACTAACCGCTCCGATTTCACGGATTCTCCCCGTTCCGTCCGCTCCCCAACGCGGCCAAAGGTCACGGTCAGCGTTCAGATTGTGGATCAGGCGAACACTTCGTGGCAACTGACCGGAGTGGCAATCATCGGTGATTGCCTCGTCATCACAGACGCTCATAACAACCAAGTATTCAGGTTTGAGACCCGGCCGTCCGGCGCAATGCCCGAACAGCTGTCCATCGACTGTCCTGTGTGTGTAGCTCCTGGTCATGGAGGCTCGGTTGCCATGGTAACGCAACCGGAACACCGGAAGTTGTCGCTGCTGGACGTAGGCAACGGTCTGGTTGTCAAAGAATTTATCGAAACTGCGAAACCGTATGAAGGGATTGCAAAACTCCTAGAGGAGAGATATGCGGTGTCTTGCTGCGTGGTGGATCGACAATGCATTGACATTATTGATGTCGCCGGTACTATTCTCCAAACCATCGATAAAGACGATACAGGAAATATGATTCTTAGCTGGCCACGGTTTCTCTCCGCGACGACGGGCGGCGACATTCTGGTCTCAGACCGGGACAAACGAGCGCTCATTTGCATATCTCTCGCCGGCCGCGTCAAATGGACGTACCCGACCAACGCTTCTCCCTGGGGTGTCACTTGCCACAACTCGGGTTCCGTCTACCTGTGCCTGGATACCAAGGAGATTCAGGTGCTCACCGAGGCCGGTTCCCTTGTGAAGCGGGGATTCGTCAGCCGGCGAGACGATATTCAAGTGCCGTACGCTATACACGCCGTGGAGGACTATATTGCTGTGACGGAGTGGGGTTCGAACTTGTTCGCTCCGAGCAGTCCGCGTGTGCATATGTTCGCCACGTAA